From Deltaproteobacteria bacterium, the proteins below share one genomic window:
- a CDS encoding RimK family protein, whose protein sequence is MKNLVVVERLHNWPLDVPGVRVVLARQYLTQPEFARERGLRVMNLCRSYRYQSVGYYVSLLAEARGHKVMPSISTIQDLKSATIIKLAGDDLDELIDKSLAPLQSDHFVLSVYFGRNVAKRYDHLAGKLFAKFRAPLLRAEFRRHETWELEHIKPIAASEIPEAHRPFVIAATKSHLERYPAPVRERPERFYDMAILWDTRDDSAPSDERAVKKFVKAAEALDFEVEIIGREDFDRIGEFDALFIRDTTNVNHYTFRFARRAAAEGLVVIDDPDSILRCTNKVYLAELLGRHKIPIPKTMIVSRDNLDAVVPTLGLPVVLKQPDSFYSFGVIKAKNEDELKSGSEKLLERSEFIVAQEFVPTPFDWRVTVLDGKPLFVCRYHMAGKHWQIVKRSQNGRTRYGPVDTIPVEDAPPLVVQTAVRAANLIGRGLYGVDLKELEKRCVVIEINDNPSIESGIEDAVLQDELYHLVMKHFRDRIERQRGAVVANGTGG, encoded by the coding sequence GTGAAAAACCTCGTCGTGGTTGAGCGGCTGCACAACTGGCCGCTCGACGTGCCGGGGGTGCGCGTGGTGCTCGCCCGTCAATATCTCACGCAGCCCGAATTCGCCCGCGAGCGCGGGCTGCGCGTCATGAACCTGTGCCGGTCGTACCGCTACCAGAGCGTGGGCTACTACGTGTCGCTGCTCGCCGAGGCGCGCGGCCACAAGGTGATGCCCTCGATCTCCACGATCCAGGATTTGAAGTCGGCGACCATCATCAAACTCGCCGGCGACGACCTCGACGAACTGATCGACAAAAGCCTCGCGCCGCTGCAGTCCGACCACTTCGTGCTGTCGGTCTACTTCGGGCGCAACGTCGCCAAGCGCTACGACCATCTGGCGGGCAAGCTCTTTGCGAAATTCCGCGCGCCGCTGCTGCGCGCCGAGTTCCGCCGTCATGAGACGTGGGAGCTCGAGCACATCAAGCCGATCGCCGCGAGCGAGATCCCCGAGGCGCACCGGCCCTTTGTCATCGCGGCGACGAAGAGCCATCTCGAACGCTATCCGGCCCCCGTGCGCGAGAGGCCCGAGCGCTTTTACGACATGGCGATCCTGTGGGACACGCGCGACGACTCGGCGCCGTCGGACGAGCGGGCGGTCAAGAAATTCGTCAAGGCCGCGGAGGCGCTCGACTTCGAGGTCGAGATCATCGGGCGCGAGGATTTCGACCGCATCGGCGAGTTCGATGCGCTGTTCATCCGCGACACCACCAACGTCAACCACTACACCTTTCGCTTCGCGCGCCGCGCCGCGGCCGAGGGGCTCGTCGTGATCGACGATCCCGATTCGATCCTGCGCTGCACGAACAAGGTGTATCTCGCCGAGTTGCTCGGCCGCCACAAGATTCCAATTCCGAAGACGATGATCGTCAGCCGCGACAATCTCGACGCCGTCGTCCCGACCCTGGGCCTGCCGGTCGTGCTCAAGCAACCCGACAGCTTCTACTCGTTCGGCGTCATCAAGGCGAAGAACGAGGACGAACTGAAATCGGGGTCGGAGAAGTTGCTCGAACGATCCGAGTTCATCGTCGCGCAGGAGTTCGTCCCGACGCCTTTCGACTGGCGCGTCACGGTCCTCGACGGAAAGCCGCTGTTCGTGTGCCGCTATCACATGGCGGGCAAGCACTGGCAGATCGTGAAGCGCTCCCAGAACGGGCGCACGCGTTACGGCCCGGTGGATACGATCCCGGTCGAGGACGCGCCGCCGCTGGTGGTGCAGACGGCGGTGCGCGCCGCGAATCTCATCGGCCGCGGACTCTACGGCGTCGATCTGAAGGAACTCGAAAAGCGGTGCGTGGTGATCGAAATCAACGACAACCCCAGCATCGAATCGGGAATCGAAGACGCCGTTCTGCAGGACGAGCTCTACCACCTCGTCATGAAGCACTTCAGAGACCGCATCGAGCGGCAACGAGGCGCGGTTGTCGCGAATGGGACGGGCGGATGA
- the metK gene encoding methionine adenosyltransferase has translation MTPILQAAESATCGQPDKLCDVIVENILDHILADDRFARVDLDAIATRGMIHLAGEITTRSYVHLEAMTRRILAEVGYIDPETQFVAGSVAVVALIGEQSPEIALVVDNKGAGNQCVCVGYATYEMEKIGMAGDYVPFAQWLAHRLTRRLEGVQFHDGFKTLYPDGTSQVVVEYAGGVPVRVLDAAIACHHSRALPLERVRERLRDEVIEPVLAALPAGLVADTRRRANHAGPFTVGGPAADLGQSARKGVSDAYGTACAFGGSSAVGKDPTKTDRAALYMSRYLAKNLVAAGFADRAEVSLIYVLGEGAPISVQVNTFGTGREPDARLADKLTRAVDLTCAGIVEHLQLRKVRYAPFACGGYFGRTELDAPWERLDLKNALTTGHS, from the coding sequence ATGACGCCGATTCTCCAGGCCGCCGAGTCCGCCACGTGCGGGCAGCCCGACAAACTCTGCGACGTGATCGTCGAGAACATTCTCGACCACATCCTCGCCGACGATCGCTTCGCGCGGGTCGATCTCGACGCGATCGCGACGCGCGGGATGATCCACCTCGCCGGCGAGATCACCACGCGTTCCTACGTGCACCTCGAAGCGATGACGCGCCGCATTCTCGCCGAGGTCGGCTATATCGACCCCGAGACGCAGTTTGTCGCGGGCAGCGTCGCCGTCGTTGCGCTCATCGGCGAGCAGAGTCCCGAGATCGCTCTCGTCGTGGACAACAAGGGCGCGGGAAACCAGTGCGTGTGCGTGGGATACGCGACGTACGAGATGGAGAAGATCGGCATGGCCGGCGACTACGTCCCCTTCGCGCAGTGGCTCGCGCACCGGTTGACGCGCCGGCTCGAAGGCGTGCAGTTCCACGACGGATTCAAGACGCTGTATCCCGACGGCACGAGCCAGGTTGTTGTCGAGTACGCGGGCGGCGTGCCCGTGCGCGTGCTGGACGCCGCCATCGCCTGTCACCACAGCCGCGCGCTGCCGCTCGAGCGAGTGCGCGAACGGCTCCGCGACGAGGTCATCGAACCCGTGCTGGCCGCGCTGCCCGCAGGACTCGTCGCCGACACGCGCCGCCGCGCCAATCACGCCGGGCCGTTCACCGTCGGCGGCCCTGCCGCGGACCTCGGCCAGTCGGCGCGCAAGGGCGTCAGCGACGCCTACGGCACCGCTTGCGCGTTCGGCGGCAGCTCCGCCGTGGGCAAGGACCCGACCAAGACGGACCGGGCCGCGCTCTACATGTCGCGCTATCTGGCGAAAAACCTCGTCGCCGCGGGCTTCGCCGACCGCGCCGAGGTCAGCCTGATCTACGTGCTGGGCGAGGGCGCGCCGATCTCGGTGCAGGTCAACACCTTCGGCACGGGACGCGAGCCCGACGCGCGGCTCGCGGACAAGCTCACGCGCGCGGTCGATCTGACGTGCGCGGGCATCGTCGAGCACCTGCAACTGCGAAAGGTGCGCTACGCTCCGTTCGCTTGCGGCGGGTACTTCGGACGCACCGAGCTCGATGCGCCGTGGGAGCGACTCGACCTGAAAAACGCCCTGACGACAGGCCATTCGTGA
- a CDS encoding MoxR family ATPase, producing the protein MTDAKVFSGTQSYVLDDELAKIVNVAIRLELPLLLKGEPGTGKTLLASAVAEGLGADLIVLNVKSTMKAVEALYQYDTLTRLNDSRFGDSKRDVSNIEDYIRMGKIGQSFVTDQRVVLLIDEIDKADTDFQDDLLDVLDYMQFDIQEIDKQVRAKHRPIVIITSNAKKDLSDPFLGRCVFHHIAFPDEAMMQRIVVAHFPDLAKRVAEATIATFYKLRQIPGIEKKPATRELIHWIRALTSDPDFNVKDLESRTSIPLLGLLFKKSDDLFRAQKAVGKAS; encoded by the coding sequence ATGACCGATGCCAAAGTTTTTTCCGGCACCCAAAGCTACGTTCTCGACGACGAGCTGGCGAAGATTGTCAACGTGGCGATCCGCCTCGAACTGCCGCTTTTGCTGAAGGGCGAGCCCGGCACCGGCAAGACGCTGCTCGCGTCGGCGGTGGCCGAGGGCTTGGGCGCCGATCTGATCGTGTTGAACGTCAAATCGACGATGAAGGCGGTCGAGGCGCTCTATCAGTACGACACGCTCACGCGGCTCAACGATTCGCGGTTCGGCGATTCCAAGCGCGACGTCAGCAACATCGAGGACTACATCCGCATGGGCAAAATCGGCCAGTCCTTCGTCACTGACCAGCGCGTCGTGCTGCTGATCGACGAAATCGACAAGGCCGACACGGATTTTCAGGACGACCTGCTCGACGTGCTCGATTACATGCAGTTCGACATTCAGGAGATCGACAAACAGGTCCGTGCGAAGCATCGCCCGATCGTCATCATCACCAGCAACGCCAAGAAGGACCTTTCCGACCCGTTCCTGGGCCGGTGCGTGTTCCACCACATCGCGTTCCCGGATGAGGCGATGATGCAGCGGATCGTCGTCGCGCATTTTCCGGATCTCGCCAAACGCGTGGCCGAAGCGACGATCGCGACGTTTTACAAGCTGCGGCAGATTCCCGGCATCGAGAAAAAGCCGGCGACGCGCGAGCTGATCCACTGGATCCGCGCGCTCACCTCGGACCCCGATTTCAACGTCAAGGATCTGGAAAGCCGCACGTCGATCCCGCTGCTCGGGCTGCTGTTCAAGAAAAGCGACGATCTGTTCCGCGCGCAAAAGGCGGTGGGCAAGGCGAGCTGA
- a CDS encoding VWA domain-containing protein translates to MFKAFFYLLRDYGVPVRPTDFLRLQKALGAGLVTNLMDLYVVARSLLVKSEKYFDIYDQVFAHHFQGKAIDESVLAALSADIEDLLAQWLADPKNAPFLSEEEKAALRGMDPDEVMEYFRKRLQDQTERHDGGDRWIGTGGRSPVGHGGFHPDGMRVGGAPGNRSAIKVAMDRRYIDYADGQMLTTRNIGEALDRLRKMTPAGPRDQLDIDESIRETVRKGGEIELVFERREVDKLKLFIFLDNGGWSMTPYVRLTRTLFNYARGQFKDVRFFYFHNCVYDVVYEDPMRYEKPVKVDDLFRRDPETRVIIVGDASMSPYELTHPRGAIDYATPQSNSGLAWLRRIKENFAHAVWINPIPEDEWNVSYGTFTLNMIREQIPMFEMSVRGLEGAVKELRSRYPKPLPNEVPRATNF, encoded by the coding sequence GTGTTCAAGGCGTTTTTCTATTTGTTGCGCGACTACGGCGTGCCGGTTCGACCGACCGATTTCCTGCGTCTGCAAAAGGCCCTCGGCGCGGGGCTCGTCACGAACCTGATGGATCTCTACGTCGTCGCGCGCTCGCTGCTCGTGAAGAGCGAGAAGTACTTCGACATCTACGACCAGGTCTTCGCCCATCATTTTCAGGGCAAGGCGATCGACGAGTCGGTCCTGGCCGCGCTCTCCGCGGACATCGAGGATCTGCTCGCGCAGTGGCTCGCCGATCCCAAGAACGCGCCGTTTCTGAGCGAAGAGGAAAAGGCGGCGCTACGCGGTATGGACCCCGACGAGGTGATGGAGTATTTCCGCAAGCGCCTGCAAGACCAGACCGAGCGCCACGACGGCGGCGATCGCTGGATCGGCACGGGCGGGCGAAGCCCCGTGGGCCATGGCGGATTCCACCCCGATGGCATGCGCGTGGGCGGCGCGCCCGGCAACCGCAGCGCGATCAAGGTGGCGATGGATCGGCGCTACATCGACTACGCCGATGGGCAGATGCTCACGACGCGGAACATCGGCGAGGCGCTCGATCGCCTGCGCAAGATGACGCCGGCGGGCCCGCGCGATCAACTCGACATCGACGAGAGCATCCGCGAGACCGTGCGTAAGGGCGGCGAGATCGAGCTCGTCTTCGAGCGACGCGAGGTCGACAAACTCAAGCTCTTCATCTTTCTCGACAACGGCGGCTGGTCGATGACGCCTTACGTGCGCCTCACGCGCACGCTGTTCAACTACGCGCGTGGCCAGTTTAAGGACGTTCGGTTTTTCTACTTTCACAACTGCGTTTACGACGTGGTCTATGAAGATCCGATGCGTTACGAAAAGCCGGTCAAGGTGGACGATCTGTTCCGCCGCGACCCCGAAACGCGCGTCATCATCGTCGGCGACGCGAGCATGAGCCCTTACGAACTGACGCACCCGCGCGGCGCGATCGACTACGCCACGCCGCAGTCGAATTCGGGACTCGCGTGGCTTCGCCGCATCAAGGAAAATTTCGCGCACGCGGTGTGGATCAACCCGATCCCCGAGGACGAGTGGAACGTGTCGTACGGGACGTTTACGCTCAACATGATCCGCGAGCAGATCCCCATGTTCGAGATGTCGGTGCGCGGGCTCGAAGGCGCGGTGAAGGAACTCAGGAGCCGCTACCCGAAGCCATTGCCGAACGAGGTTCCGCGCGCGACGAATTTCTAG
- a CDS encoding aminotransferase class I/II-fold pyridoxal phosphate-dependent enzyme: MTTTRRPGFATLCVHGRKHWDKHEDDFPIRSVSTPIYMSSTFAFASAEEGAGIFSGEQGGYVYTRLGNPTTTALEKEMAYLEGAEAGLAFTSGMAAISAITFALCRTGDNLVAARCLYGGTHKFFDGMCPRFGIEARPVRGTDLESVAGAIDERTRMIYVETPANPNMELIDIEAAANVARNAGIPLVVDNTFATPYLQNPIHLGATIVMHSATKYIGGHGDTVAGVVVGPQEFMDMLRGEYLRDLGGNISPFNAWLLLRGLKTLPVRMDRHCQSAMEIAQYLNYHPKIERVYYPGLRNHPQYDLGRRQMRGFGGMIAFDVKGGRDAGRGVCNAVRLWTLAVSLGDVDSLIEHPASMTHSTYTEEQLAKAGIGTGMVRLSVGLEDVDDLIEDLRLALDRV; the protein is encoded by the coding sequence ATGACGACGACCAGACGCCCGGGATTCGCCACGCTGTGCGTTCACGGGCGGAAGCATTGGGACAAGCACGAGGACGATTTCCCGATCCGCAGCGTTTCGACGCCGATCTACATGTCGTCGACGTTCGCGTTCGCGAGCGCCGAGGAAGGCGCGGGGATCTTTTCGGGCGAGCAGGGCGGTTACGTGTACACGCGCCTCGGCAATCCCACGACGACGGCGCTGGAAAAGGAGATGGCGTATCTGGAAGGCGCGGAGGCGGGACTCGCCTTCACGTCGGGCATGGCGGCGATCTCGGCCATCACGTTCGCACTGTGCCGGACGGGCGACAACCTCGTCGCCGCCCGCTGCCTGTACGGCGGCACGCACAAGTTTTTCGATGGCATGTGCCCGCGATTCGGCATCGAAGCGCGGCCCGTGCGCGGGACGGATCTCGAGTCCGTGGCCGGCGCGATCGACGAGCGTACGCGCATGATCTACGTCGAGACTCCGGCCAACCCGAACATGGAACTGATCGACATCGAGGCCGCGGCCAACGTCGCCCGAAATGCGGGGATTCCACTCGTGGTCGACAACACCTTCGCCACGCCGTATTTGCAGAACCCCATCCACCTCGGCGCGACAATCGTCATGCACTCGGCGACCAAGTACATCGGCGGGCACGGCGACACGGTCGCGGGCGTCGTGGTCGGGCCCCAGGAGTTTATGGATATGTTGCGCGGCGAGTACCTGCGCGACCTGGGCGGCAACATCAGCCCCTTCAACGCGTGGTTGCTGCTGCGCGGGCTCAAGACGCTGCCCGTGCGCATGGATCGCCATTGCCAAAGCGCCATGGAGATCGCCCAATACCTGAACTATCACCCCAAGATCGAGCGCGTGTATTACCCGGGCCTTCGCAATCACCCGCAATACGACCTCGGGCGTCGCCAGATGCGCGGGTTCGGCGGGATGATCGCGTTCGACGTCAAGGGCGGGCGCGACGCCGGCCGCGGCGTGTGCAACGCCGTGCGCCTGTGGACGCTTGCGGTCAGCCTGGGCGACGTGGACAGCCTCATCGAGCATCCGGCCAGCATGACGCACTCCACGTACACCGAGGAGCAACTCGCGAAGGCGGGGATCGGAACGGGCATGGTCCGCCTGTCCGTCGGCCTGGAGGACGTGGACGACCTGATCGAGGACTTGCGTCTGGCCCTCGACCGCGTCTGA
- a CDS encoding sulfatase-like hydrolase/transferase has protein sequence MKKTRPAQKRALATKPVVNERVTTPRPDGGAKRLARVATGALRAAFPRTAWIPLLASISFGAVAGAYAWFSLGERFHPLVLLDIFALAVFVAGVFVLLPRRRIWRWPLLGVFALVVVLLHIGFLFYFRFYQSWPTLEIMLQWRDAAGLGTSFFELLRWQDLVFGVAIPAAMLVVAEQRFDGVPRLGPAIGLLVVLAVLVGTFEATRAHPLARVQNEPVMYLLRDGVAMMFENDRALSKRTERVKRHTARYYPFDDDLYNFDPTSHGRLKKVPDPDRERRTFVKKNVLLVVLESVRAFEMGLYGAKASLTPNLDALGAQSLVFDPFYANAHQTQRSECAIHCSMYERVSGGSIFQTYPDIHLKCLPSIFKDQDYHTLLLKSYKGNYANARTFFKKHGMKEVRDIKDYETIPHTMVGWGPSDEDHVRHSLDVIDRSAKPFFAELLTLSNHYPFQQSYPTDPVFPGKRYAGDYDNYSRGIYYTDHSIGLLMDLAKDKPWFHDTIFIFVGDHGIWRFPDDVKLDMTRKLEIYFRLPMMIYTPDGSVAPGMNRELGSHVDIPPTLLDLMGLEVENGFVGRSLLRDNPRPRYAMMVHDDQWNIRRENDYCYDAANQYREDKFYGPKLKKNAKRNMSYCFSYEGDLLRDLNAELPPPDPELNRLHNFGLDLIDFNDWLIRNDLVFRRTK, from the coding sequence TTGAAAAAGACCAGACCCGCGCAAAAACGCGCCCTTGCGACAAAACCCGTCGTCAACGAAAGGGTCACCACGCCGCGGCCGGACGGCGGAGCCAAGCGACTCGCCCGCGTCGCCACGGGGGCGCTGCGCGCGGCCTTTCCCCGAACCGCGTGGATTCCGCTCCTGGCGTCCATCTCCTTCGGTGCGGTCGCGGGCGCTTACGCCTGGTTCTCGCTCGGCGAGCGCTTCCATCCGCTCGTTCTCCTCGACATCTTCGCGCTCGCCGTCTTCGTCGCCGGGGTCTTCGTGCTGCTGCCGCGCCGCCGGATTTGGCGATGGCCCCTGCTAGGCGTCTTTGCGCTCGTTGTGGTTCTTCTCCATATCGGTTTCCTGTTCTACTTCCGTTTCTATCAGTCGTGGCCGACGCTGGAGATCATGCTGCAATGGCGCGATGCCGCCGGGCTCGGCACCAGCTTTTTCGAGTTGCTCCGGTGGCAGGATCTCGTGTTCGGCGTCGCCATCCCCGCCGCGATGCTGGTGGTCGCGGAGCAGAGATTCGACGGCGTTCCCCGACTCGGACCCGCGATCGGGCTGCTCGTCGTGCTGGCCGTCCTCGTCGGAACGTTCGAGGCAACCCGGGCGCACCCGCTTGCGCGGGTCCAAAACGAGCCGGTGATGTATTTACTGCGCGACGGTGTCGCGATGATGTTCGAGAACGACCGGGCACTCTCGAAACGCACCGAGCGCGTGAAGCGCCACACCGCGCGCTACTATCCCTTCGACGACGATCTCTACAATTTCGATCCGACGTCACATGGACGTCTGAAGAAAGTTCCAGATCCAGACCGCGAACGGCGGACCTTCGTGAAAAAGAACGTGCTGCTCGTGGTGCTCGAATCCGTGCGCGCGTTCGAGATGGGGCTGTATGGCGCGAAGGCATCGCTGACGCCGAATCTCGACGCTCTCGGCGCGCAGTCGCTCGTCTTCGATCCCTTCTACGCCAACGCCCATCAGACGCAGCGCAGCGAGTGCGCGATCCACTGCTCGATGTACGAGCGCGTGAGCGGCGGATCGATCTTCCAGACGTATCCGGACATTCACCTGAAATGCCTGCCCTCGATCTTCAAGGATCAGGACTATCACACGCTGCTGCTCAAGTCGTACAAGGGCAACTACGCCAACGCGCGCACGTTCTTCAAGAAACACGGCATGAAGGAAGTGCGCGACATCAAAGACTACGAGACGATCCCCCACACGATGGTGGGCTGGGGGCCGTCGGACGAAGACCACGTGCGTCACTCGCTCGACGTGATCGACCGTTCGGCCAAGCCGTTTTTCGCCGAGCTGCTCACGCTGTCGAATCACTACCCGTTTCAGCAGAGCTACCCGACCGATCCGGTCTTTCCAGGCAAGCGATACGCGGGCGACTACGACAACTATTCGCGGGGCATCTATTACACCGACCATTCGATCGGCCTGTTGATGGACCTCGCGAAGGACAAACCGTGGTTTCACGACACGATCTTCATCTTCGTCGGCGATCACGGCATCTGGCGCTTTCCCGACGACGTGAAGCTCGACATGACGCGCAAGCTGGAGATCTACTTCCGATTGCCGATGATGATCTACACGCCCGACGGCTCGGTCGCGCCGGGCATGAATCGCGAACTCGGAAGCCACGTCGACATCCCGCCCACGCTGCTCGACCTCATGGGACTCGAAGTCGAAAACGGCTTCGTCGGACGCAGCCTGCTGCGCGACAATCCGCGCCCTCGCTACGCGATGATGGTGCACGACGACCAGTGGAATATCCGCCGCGAGAACGACTACTGCTACGACGCGGCGAATCAGTACCGCGAGGACAAGTTCTACGGTCCCAAGCTGAAGAAGAACGCGAAGCGCAACATGTCGTACTGCTTCTCGTACGAAGGCGACCTGCTGCGCGACCTGAATGCCGAGCTGCCTCCGCCCGATCCGGAGCTCAACCGCCTGCACAACTTCGGGCTCGACCTGATCGACTTCAACGACTGGCTGATCCGCAACGACCTCGTCTTTCGGCGGACGAAGTGA
- a CDS encoding C39 family peptidase: METRLTFPIRRQPDDVTCGPTCLHAVYEYWGDRASLRGIAAEIPMLETGGTLAGFLAVHALRRGYSATIYTYNLKLFDPTWFTEPRPDIAEKLRRQAAHKRSRRLQAATAAYLDFFELGGELRFEDLTRRLIREHLQRGVPILTGLSATYLHRTSREYGDDMVDDDVRGDPSGHFVVLCGYDSASKTVLVADPLWPNPVAQSHHYPIAIDRVIGAILLGIVTYDANLLLIEPRRNDGHREKPRRG, translated from the coding sequence ATGGAGACGCGCCTGACGTTTCCGATCCGGCGTCAGCCGGACGACGTCACCTGTGGACCCACCTGCCTTCACGCCGTTTACGAATACTGGGGCGACCGCGCTTCGCTGCGCGGCATCGCCGCCGAAATCCCCATGCTCGAGACCGGCGGAACCCTTGCGGGTTTCCTGGCGGTGCACGCGCTTCGTCGCGGGTACTCCGCGACGATCTACACGTACAACCTCAAGCTCTTCGACCCCACGTGGTTCACGGAGCCGCGGCCCGACATCGCCGAAAAACTCCGCCGTCAGGCCGCGCACAAGCGCAGCCGGCGATTGCAGGCGGCGACCGCGGCGTACCTGGATTTCTTTGAACTCGGCGGCGAACTGCGTTTCGAGGATCTGACGCGGCGCTTGATCCGCGAGCATTTGCAGCGAGGCGTGCCGATCCTGACCGGCCTGTCGGCGACCTATTTGCATCGCACATCGCGCGAGTATGGCGATGACATGGTTGACGATGACGTGCGCGGCGATCCGTCGGGGCACTTCGTCGTGCTGTGCGGATACGACTCGGCCTCGAAGACCGTGCTCGTGGCCGACCCCCTGTGGCCCAACCCGGTGGCCCAAAGCCACCATTACCCGATCGCGATCGACCGCGTGATCGGCGCCATTCTTTTAGGAATCGTCACTTACGATGCAAACCTTCTCCTCATCGAACCCCGGCGAAACGACGGACACCGTGAAAAACCTCGTCGTGGTTGA